The following proteins come from a genomic window of Papilio machaon chromosome 7, ilPapMach1.1, whole genome shotgun sequence:
- the LOC106714971 gene encoding transmembrane protein 62 isoform X1, translating into MIFSKAAISLLCVLLIISIFMASLLNIIATDHNFYIENKDEGLNYTKYLSEKYMKITDSSKNLIWFLQISDIHISIFRDPGRISQFQQFCDNTVKNIKPNIVLATGDLTDAKAKDNLGSSQVKKEWIYYYNIVQESGVTSKTIWLDIRGNHDNFNIKNINAQENYFRNYSVQGKTYPRSYVHILNENGVKVAFLGVDACPDPGIRRPFNFIGILDNQEQQHLQKLKLEAESKADHVVWFGHYPTSCILSLERDSQRLNLRQLISNAKGSQVYVCGHLHSMGGLVPQMYTIQRKGFLELELGDWKDNRMYRLAAIDHGIFSFVDQKHNTWPVVLVTNPKHALYAMPGREPLTLIRYSTHVRILAFSDVNIDSVQISYDKINWSQCKLAETPLYVCQWQPDLFKSGLHNLYVMGTDEIGRKTIVDHPFSLDGSNLQFKVVPRILLMLDAGGVFQTLFGTLLMVNILPLVILRFQKRPPKCRRGIANKILRRIWLLTKIDRVFYPLVLYVLYIPFGPWVVGELIDGYIGVVFAWGIVIRGSYIPEPFTYMYGSVQLMFVHMPLVFVLAYCLEMRLFGQHLRGVKRLLKNLPFIFLLSIQLLLAYFYWLEYGTLAFIFGPLRTWSVFLNILLWYKTLTLPPDYCRSLLKLEDLPS; encoded by the exons atgattttttcaaaagctgcaatttctttattatgtgtgttattaattatatcaatatttatggCTAGCTTGCTAAATATTATAGCGACAGACCACAATTTCTATATTGAAAACAAAGACGAGGGGCTAAACTACACAAAATATCtaagtgaaaaatatatgaaaataactgatagcagtaaaaatttaatatggtTTTTACAA atttctgATATACACATCAGTATATTCCGAGATCCGGGTAGAATATCCCAATTCCAGCAGTTTTGTGATAacacagtaaaaaatataaaaccaaaCATTGTCCTGGCGACAGGAGATCTCACAGATGCTAAGGCAAAAGATAATTTGGGCAGTTCTCAAGTGAAAAAAGAATGGATATactattacaatattgtacaagaatcCGGAGTTACAAGTAAAACTATTTGGTTAGATATAAGAGGAAATCATG ataatttcaacattaaaaacattaatgctCAAGAGAATTATTTCAGAAATTACTCTGTCCAGGGTAAAACTTACCCAAGATCTtatgttcatattttaaatgaaaatggcGTAAAAGTAGCTTTCTTAGGCGTTGACGCGTGCCCTGATCCTGGCATACGGAGACCGTTCAATTTTATCGGCATATTAGATAACCAAGAACAGCAACACTTGCAGAAATTAAAGCTAGAAGCAGAATCGAAAGCCGATCATGTCGTTTGGTTTGGCCACTATCCTACGTCATGTATACTGTCCTTAGAGAGAGACTCGCAGAGACTAAATCTCCGACAACTTATAAGCAACGCAAAAGGATCTCAAGTCTACGTCTGTGGCCATCTTCATTCTATGGGTGGATTAGTACCACAAATGTACACAATTCAAAGGAAAGGTTTTCTTGAACTCGAATTAGGTGATTGGAAAGATAATAGAATGTACCGTTTGGCGGCAATAGACCACGGTATTTTTTCATTCGTCGATCAAAAACATAATACGTGGCCAGTTGTCCTTGTGACTAATCCGAAACATGCGCTATATGCGATGCCCGGTCGCGAGCCTTTGACTTTGATTAGATATTCGACTCACGTAAGAATCCTGGCCTTTAGCGATGTAAATATTGACAGCGTACAGATATcctatgataaaataaattggtcCCAGTGCAAATTGGCAGAAACACCCTTGTATGTTTGTCAATGGCAACCTGATTTGTTTAAAAGtggtttacataatttatatgtcATGGGTACGGATGAAATTGGAAGAAAAACTATTGTGGATCATCCATTTTCTTTAGACGGATCAAATTTGCAATTCAAAGTTGTTCCGAGAATATTGCTTATGCTCGATGCTGGTGGCGTG TTTCAGACACTGTTTGGAACTCTGTTGATGGTTAATATATTACCATTAGTGATACTGAGGTTTCAAAAGCGTCCGCCAAAATGTCGCCGAGGCATCGCTAACAAGATTCTTAGAAGGATTTGGTTGCTTACGAAGATAGATAGAGTTTTCTATCCTTTAGTTTTGTATGTGCTGTACATACCTTTTGGACCATGGGTCGTTGGTGAACTAATCGATGGATACATTGGTGTCGTATTTGCGTGGGGTATTGTAATAAGGGGGTCATACATACCAGAACCGTTTACATACATGTACGGTAGTGTGCAGTTGATGTTTGTACACATGCCCCTTGTTTTTGTATTGGCGTATTGCCTAGAGATGAGATTATTTGGCCAACATCTAAGAGGTGTTAAACGACTTTTGAAGAATTtaccttttatatttttgttgtcaaTACAACTTTTATTGGCGTATTTCTATTGGCTTGAGTATGGCACGCTGGCCTTTATATTTGGGCCTCTAAGGACATGGAGTGTGTTCTTAAACATACTTCTGTGGTATAAAACATTGACTTTACCTCCAGACTACTGCAG gtctttattaaaattggagGATTTACCTTCGTAA
- the LOC106714823 gene encoding ATP-binding cassette sub-family G member 4-like, with the protein MGSEVGNINDLSVGNYVVFTDITYRISGNIWSKKKAYPRDDEQVILDAACGALRPGRLTFILGPSGAGKTSLLKILAGRKKRGVKGSIQGIGKNAVLVAQHATLIDALTVRETLHFAAVLKLPKATRLERYDTIEMISKQLGIRDVFNTRAGRLSGGERKRLTIACELLTDPQIMLLDEPTSGLDSVSSLSVTKALQAVARTGRTVACVIHQPSSQLFSSADDVMLLANGRTLYAGSIEDLPNTLKTAGLFCPRYYNMADYLIEIASNKHTESLAVLEHEAKLYATEMRKIADNDNSAKNEKIIEISNEAEALLNVNTLNVRDYAASYGQQLRALLWRGYIGALRDVHLTQIRLVTHLLVALLLGALYKGAGAEAHRMNTNTGCLFFFLMFIFFSNAMPTIHNFPVESTVVLQEHLNKWYSLTMYCASKILVDLPIQLLCATVFIFPAWYLTSQPMELDRMALAWMICALTTILAQTFGLVMGAACGVKLGMFVIPATNIPMLMFSGFFIPYHEMPVYLRPFALISYFRYAFDAFLSTVYGFDRPNLPCHKEFCFYKNPSKYLDFLGLSKDFYNDVIVLLVWILVLEISLICVLKYRVYKACR; encoded by the exons GTAATATTTGGTCAAAGAAAAAGGCATATCCTCGCGATGATGAGCAAGTAATTTTGGACGCAGCATGCGGCGCGCTGCGCCCGGGTCGGCTCACCTTCATTCTGGGGCCCTCCGGCGCAGGCAAGACCTCGCTGCTCAAAATACTGGCTGGCAGAAA AAAACGTGGTGTTAAAGGTTCAATTCAAGGGATAGGCAAGAACGCGGTGTTGGTGGCACAGCACGCAACCCTCATAGACGCCCTCACCGTGCGCGAAACACTACATTTTGCTGCCGTGCTCAAGTTACCCAAAGCAACTCGACTTGAACGCTATGATACG aTAGAAATGATATCGAAGCAGCTGGGAATTCGCGATGTGTTCAACACGCGGGCAGGTCGACTGTCCGGAGGAGAGCGTAAACGGCTTACCATTGCATGCGAACTTCTCACAGACCCACAAATCATGCTTCTCGACGAACCAACTAG TGGGCTCGATTCAGTGTCATCGCTGTCGGTGACGAAGGCGCTGCAGGCGGTGGCCAGAACTGGCCGGACGGTCGCATGCGTCATCCATCAACCCTCTTCTCAGCTGTTCTCGTCCGCTGATGACGTCATGCTGCTTGCAAATGGTCGGACTCTATACGCCGGCAGCATAGAAGATTTGCCCAACACACTGAAAACTGCCGGACTGTTTTGCCCGCGCTACTATAATATGGCGGATTACC TAATAGAAATCGCAAGCAACAAACACACAGAGAGCTTGGCAGTTTTAGAACATGAAGCCAAACTTTACGCAACAGAAATGAGAAAAATCGCTGACAATGATAACTCGGCaaagaatgaaaaaattattg AAATCTCAAATGAAGCTGAGGCACTATTGAACGTAAACACATTAAATGTTCGCGACTACGCAGCGTCTTATGGCCAGCAATTGAGGGCCCTACTATGGCGCGGATACATTGGAGCCTTACGAGATGTGCATTTGACTCAG ATACGTTTGGTGACACATCTCCTGGTGGCATTGCTATTGGGCGCGTTGTACAAAGGTGCAGGCGCTGAGGCACACCGCATGAACACCAACACAGGCTGCTTGTTCTTTTTCCTGATGTTTATCTTCTTCTCTAACGCTATGCCAACTATACATAATT tCCCAGTGGAATCTACGGTCGTACTTCAAgagcatttaaataaatggtaTTCCTTGACTATGTATTGCGCGTCAAAGATTTTAGTTGACTTACCAATACAG TTATTATGTGCAACAGTTTTCATATTTCCGGCTTGGTACTTAACATCCCAACCTATGGAGCTGGATCGAATGGCTTTGGCGTGGATGATTTGTGCTCTTACCACAATACTAGCTCAAACATTCGGCTTAGTTATGGGAGCTGCTTGTGGTGTAAAG ctTGGAATGTTTGTGATCCCGGCGACTAACATTCCCATGTTAATGTTCTCAGGATTTTTCATCCCTTACCACGAAATGCCAGTATATCTTCGACCGTTTGCGCTCATTTCGTATTTCCGATACGCATTCGATGCATTTCTATCAACGGTTTATGGTTTCGACAGGCCGAACCTACCTTGCCATAAAGAATTTTGCTTCTACAAGAATCCTAGCAAGTATCTTGACTTTTTAGGATTGTCTAAAGATTTTTACAATGacgttattgttttattggtGTGGATTCTTGTATTAGAAATATCCTTAATATGCGTTTTAAAATACAGAGTATATAAAGCATGTAGATAG
- the LOC106714971 gene encoding transmembrane protein 62 isoform X2, which produces MKITDSSKNLIWFLQISDIHISIFRDPGRISQFQQFCDNTVKNIKPNIVLATGDLTDAKAKDNLGSSQVKKEWIYYYNIVQESGVTSKTIWLDIRGNHDNFNIKNINAQENYFRNYSVQGKTYPRSYVHILNENGVKVAFLGVDACPDPGIRRPFNFIGILDNQEQQHLQKLKLEAESKADHVVWFGHYPTSCILSLERDSQRLNLRQLISNAKGSQVYVCGHLHSMGGLVPQMYTIQRKGFLELELGDWKDNRMYRLAAIDHGIFSFVDQKHNTWPVVLVTNPKHALYAMPGREPLTLIRYSTHVRILAFSDVNIDSVQISYDKINWSQCKLAETPLYVCQWQPDLFKSGLHNLYVMGTDEIGRKTIVDHPFSLDGSNLQFKVVPRILLMLDAGGVFQTLFGTLLMVNILPLVILRFQKRPPKCRRGIANKILRRIWLLTKIDRVFYPLVLYVLYIPFGPWVVGELIDGYIGVVFAWGIVIRGSYIPEPFTYMYGSVQLMFVHMPLVFVLAYCLEMRLFGQHLRGVKRLLKNLPFIFLLSIQLLLAYFYWLEYGTLAFIFGPLRTWSVFLNILLWYKTLTLPPDYCRSLLKLEDLPS; this is translated from the exons atgaaaataactgatagcagtaaaaatttaatatggtTTTTACAA atttctgATATACACATCAGTATATTCCGAGATCCGGGTAGAATATCCCAATTCCAGCAGTTTTGTGATAacacagtaaaaaatataaaaccaaaCATTGTCCTGGCGACAGGAGATCTCACAGATGCTAAGGCAAAAGATAATTTGGGCAGTTCTCAAGTGAAAAAAGAATGGATATactattacaatattgtacaagaatcCGGAGTTACAAGTAAAACTATTTGGTTAGATATAAGAGGAAATCATG ataatttcaacattaaaaacattaatgctCAAGAGAATTATTTCAGAAATTACTCTGTCCAGGGTAAAACTTACCCAAGATCTtatgttcatattttaaatgaaaatggcGTAAAAGTAGCTTTCTTAGGCGTTGACGCGTGCCCTGATCCTGGCATACGGAGACCGTTCAATTTTATCGGCATATTAGATAACCAAGAACAGCAACACTTGCAGAAATTAAAGCTAGAAGCAGAATCGAAAGCCGATCATGTCGTTTGGTTTGGCCACTATCCTACGTCATGTATACTGTCCTTAGAGAGAGACTCGCAGAGACTAAATCTCCGACAACTTATAAGCAACGCAAAAGGATCTCAAGTCTACGTCTGTGGCCATCTTCATTCTATGGGTGGATTAGTACCACAAATGTACACAATTCAAAGGAAAGGTTTTCTTGAACTCGAATTAGGTGATTGGAAAGATAATAGAATGTACCGTTTGGCGGCAATAGACCACGGTATTTTTTCATTCGTCGATCAAAAACATAATACGTGGCCAGTTGTCCTTGTGACTAATCCGAAACATGCGCTATATGCGATGCCCGGTCGCGAGCCTTTGACTTTGATTAGATATTCGACTCACGTAAGAATCCTGGCCTTTAGCGATGTAAATATTGACAGCGTACAGATATcctatgataaaataaattggtcCCAGTGCAAATTGGCAGAAACACCCTTGTATGTTTGTCAATGGCAACCTGATTTGTTTAAAAGtggtttacataatttatatgtcATGGGTACGGATGAAATTGGAAGAAAAACTATTGTGGATCATCCATTTTCTTTAGACGGATCAAATTTGCAATTCAAAGTTGTTCCGAGAATATTGCTTATGCTCGATGCTGGTGGCGTG TTTCAGACACTGTTTGGAACTCTGTTGATGGTTAATATATTACCATTAGTGATACTGAGGTTTCAAAAGCGTCCGCCAAAATGTCGCCGAGGCATCGCTAACAAGATTCTTAGAAGGATTTGGTTGCTTACGAAGATAGATAGAGTTTTCTATCCTTTAGTTTTGTATGTGCTGTACATACCTTTTGGACCATGGGTCGTTGGTGAACTAATCGATGGATACATTGGTGTCGTATTTGCGTGGGGTATTGTAATAAGGGGGTCATACATACCAGAACCGTTTACATACATGTACGGTAGTGTGCAGTTGATGTTTGTACACATGCCCCTTGTTTTTGTATTGGCGTATTGCCTAGAGATGAGATTATTTGGCCAACATCTAAGAGGTGTTAAACGACTTTTGAAGAATTtaccttttatatttttgttgtcaaTACAACTTTTATTGGCGTATTTCTATTGGCTTGAGTATGGCACGCTGGCCTTTATATTTGGGCCTCTAAGGACATGGAGTGTGTTCTTAAACATACTTCTGTGGTATAAAACATTGACTTTACCTCCAGACTACTGCAG gtctttattaaaattggagGATTTACCTTCGTAA